One window of the Amycolatopsis mediterranei genome contains the following:
- a CDS encoding glycoside hydrolase family 2 protein, with amino-acid sequence MTPDKDLGWRRLDPPLPTPWSGDVAPDNALPEYPRPQLTRPRWLNLNGVWEYAGWPSSPDEPRPSGYAERILVPFPPESALSGIRRRDEVLWYRRLFEVPSDWNGARVLLHFGAVDQTAKVWVNNQLVATHEGGYTAFSADVTDVLRASGPQELTVRAEDRTDIEPFPVGKQRNAPGGICYTPSSGIWQTVWLEPVPEIRIERLDLTPDLTGVTVFPQVTGGAEVVVVLSANGIEVARASGAAGTSVRVDVPSPRLWTPDDPHLYSLRVQLLDGHGSISDEIGSYAGLRTIGLVSDPQGRPRIALNGQLTFLHGPLDQGYWPDGISTAPTDDALRFDLEKTKELGFNFVRKHVKVEPARWYYWADTLGLLVWQDMPSLTVSFDGPPGIAPDPVPRARERFEAELAEMVTQLRAVPSIVGWVPFNEGWGEFDTARVAESVKALDPTRLVIANSGVNCCFSRPDSGAGDVYDDHTYVGPGSPSVRDGRAIVDGEYGGLGLVLDDHCWPGPPNAYEMTPTPERLTERYAEVSAALERVVAERGLSGAVYTQTTDVENEVNGLLTYDRRVVKVDPAVVAKCVRAVIEAGSS; translated from the coding sequence ATGACTCCTGACAAGGACCTCGGCTGGCGCCGGCTCGACCCGCCCCTGCCGACCCCGTGGAGCGGCGATGTCGCTCCGGACAACGCCCTGCCCGAGTATCCGCGGCCCCAGCTGACCCGGCCTCGCTGGCTGAACCTCAACGGCGTCTGGGAGTACGCGGGCTGGCCGTCGTCGCCGGATGAACCACGGCCGTCCGGCTACGCCGAGCGCATCCTGGTCCCGTTCCCGCCGGAATCGGCGTTGTCCGGAATTCGGCGACGCGACGAAGTCCTCTGGTACCGGCGTCTTTTCGAAGTCCCGTCCGACTGGAACGGCGCACGCGTCCTCCTGCACTTCGGCGCGGTCGACCAGACCGCGAAGGTCTGGGTCAACAACCAGCTCGTCGCGACCCACGAAGGCGGGTACACGGCGTTCAGCGCGGACGTCACCGACGTCCTGCGGGCTTCGGGACCGCAGGAGCTGACCGTCCGTGCCGAGGACCGCACCGACATCGAACCCTTCCCGGTCGGCAAGCAGCGCAACGCACCCGGCGGGATCTGCTACACCCCGTCGTCCGGAATCTGGCAAACGGTGTGGCTGGAGCCGGTCCCCGAGATCAGGATCGAACGGCTGGACCTGACTCCCGACTTGACCGGCGTGACGGTGTTCCCGCAGGTCACCGGCGGCGCCGAGGTCGTTGTCGTGCTTTCGGCAAACGGCATCGAGGTGGCGCGGGCGTCGGGTGCGGCCGGGACGTCGGTGCGCGTGGACGTTCCTTCGCCGCGCCTCTGGACGCCGGACGACCCGCACCTCTACTCGCTGCGGGTCCAGCTGCTCGACGGGCATGGTTCGATTTCGGACGAGATCGGCAGCTACGCCGGCCTCCGGACGATCGGCCTGGTCTCGGACCCGCAAGGCCGGCCGCGGATCGCGCTCAACGGCCAGCTCACTTTTCTGCACGGACCGCTCGACCAGGGCTACTGGCCGGACGGCATCTCGACCGCGCCCACCGACGACGCCTTGCGATTCGACCTCGAAAAGACAAAAGAGCTGGGCTTCAACTTCGTCCGCAAACACGTCAAGGTCGAGCCCGCCCGCTGGTACTACTGGGCCGACACGCTGGGCTTGCTCGTCTGGCAGGACATGCCGTCGCTGACGGTGTCGTTCGACGGGCCGCCGGGGATCGCGCCGGATCCGGTCCCGCGGGCCCGCGAGCGGTTCGAGGCGGAGCTGGCCGAAATGGTGACGCAGCTGCGAGCGGTCCCGTCGATCGTCGGCTGGGTCCCGTTCAACGAGGGCTGGGGCGAGTTCGACACGGCCCGTGTCGCGGAATCGGTCAAAGCCCTCGACCCGACGCGGCTGGTGATCGCGAACAGCGGCGTCAACTGCTGTTTTTCGCGGCCGGACAGCGGCGCGGGCGACGTCTACGACGACCACACGTACGTGGGCCCGGGTTCGCCGTCGGTGCGCGACGGGCGTGCGATCGTCGACGGCGAGTACGGCGGCCTCGGTCTGGTTTTGGACGACCACTGCTGGCCCGGCCCGCCGAACGCGTACGAGATGACGCCGACGCCGGAGCGGCTCACCGAGCGCTACGCCGAGGTGAGCGCCGCCCTCGAGCGAGTGGTGGCCGAACGCGGCTTGTCCGGAGCCGTCTACACCCAGACGACGGACGTGGAAAACGAGGTCAACGGCTTGCTCACCTATGACCGTCGTGTGGTCAAGGTGGACCCGGCGGTGGTCGCGAAGTGCGTGCGAGCGGTGATCGAAGCGGGCTCGTCCTGA
- a CDS encoding glutathione peroxidase encodes MGIHEIPLKTLDGRDSSLGEFAGKALLVVNVASKCGLTPQYSGLERLQEQFGEQGFSVVGFPCNQFAGQEPGSADEIQTFCSTTYGVTFPLFEKIDVNGEGRHPLYAELTETADADGAAGDVQWNFEKFLIGADGEVLARFRPRTEPEDEAVVKAIEAALPA; translated from the coding sequence ATGGGCATCCACGAAATTCCGCTCAAGACCCTCGACGGGCGGGACAGCTCGCTGGGCGAGTTCGCGGGCAAGGCGCTGCTCGTCGTCAACGTCGCGTCGAAGTGCGGCTTGACTCCGCAGTACTCCGGTCTCGAGCGGCTGCAGGAACAATTCGGCGAGCAGGGCTTCTCCGTCGTCGGGTTCCCGTGCAACCAGTTCGCCGGACAGGAACCGGGCAGCGCGGACGAGATCCAGACGTTCTGCTCCACGACCTACGGCGTCACGTTCCCGCTGTTCGAGAAGATCGACGTCAACGGCGAAGGCCGCCACCCGCTCTACGCCGAGCTGACCGAGACCGCCGACGCCGATGGCGCGGCGGGCGACGTCCAGTGGAACTTCGAGAAGTTCCTCATCGGCGCCGACGGCGAGGTCCTGGCGCGGTTCCGGCCGCGCACCGAGCCCGAGGACGAGGCGGTCGTGAAGGCCATCGAGGCGGCACTGCCGGCTTGA
- a CDS encoding glycoside hydrolase family 57 protein: protein MSEGTFCLVVHSHLPWLPHHGSWPVGEEWLYQAWAHSYLPMVELLERFADEGRRDVLTLGVTPVLAAQLDDPYSIRAFHDWLGHWQLRAQHAATLWRGDPLLRELAAAEHRTAVRAAEELGTRWRHGFSPVLRSLVDNSTIELLGGPLAHPFQPLLDPRVREFALNAGLADTALRVGTRPEGIWAPECGYAPGMENDYAAAGVRRFLVDGPSLRGETWAARPVGGTDVLAFGRDLEVTYRVWSPKAGYPGHSAYRDFHTWQHEVGLKAARVTGKTVEPQDKAPYDPALAADVLATHVKDFVETVVTRLRSLKRQHGREALVVAAYDTELFGHWWHEGPAWLEGVLRALPEAGVRVTTLEGAMEAGHVGEPIDLPSSSWGSGKDWRVWDGEQVKDVVAANAALQDRLLDLVAGLDRTARDTVADQAVAEAMLALESDWAFMVTKDSAADYARRRAAVHTERFDALAGLLRRGDRARAVELAAAYRADDGPFGHLDARALKHD, encoded by the coding sequence ATGAGCGAGGGGACCTTCTGCCTCGTCGTGCACAGCCACCTGCCGTGGCTACCGCACCACGGGAGCTGGCCGGTCGGCGAGGAATGGCTCTACCAGGCGTGGGCGCACTCCTACCTGCCGATGGTCGAGCTCTTGGAGCGCTTCGCCGACGAAGGCCGCCGCGACGTGCTGACGCTGGGCGTGACGCCGGTGCTGGCCGCACAGCTCGACGACCCGTACAGCATCCGCGCGTTCCACGACTGGCTCGGCCACTGGCAGCTGCGCGCCCAGCACGCGGCGACGCTGTGGCGCGGCGACCCGCTGCTGCGCGAGCTCGCCGCGGCCGAGCACCGGACCGCCGTCCGCGCGGCCGAAGAGCTCGGAACGCGGTGGCGGCACGGGTTCTCCCCGGTCCTGCGGTCCCTGGTCGACAATTCGACCATCGAGCTGCTCGGCGGCCCGCTCGCCCACCCGTTCCAGCCGCTGCTGGACCCGCGGGTGCGCGAGTTTGCGCTGAACGCCGGTCTCGCCGACACGGCCCTGCGGGTCGGGACGCGACCGGAGGGGATCTGGGCCCCCGAGTGCGGCTACGCGCCTGGTATGGAAAACGACTACGCGGCGGCGGGCGTGCGACGGTTCCTGGTCGACGGCCCCTCGCTGCGCGGCGAGACCTGGGCCGCCCGGCCGGTCGGCGGCACCGACGTCCTCGCGTTCGGCCGGGACCTCGAGGTCACCTACCGCGTCTGGTCGCCGAAGGCCGGCTACCCCGGGCACTCCGCCTACCGCGACTTCCACACCTGGCAGCACGAGGTCGGCCTCAAGGCGGCGCGGGTCACCGGCAAGACCGTCGAGCCGCAGGACAAGGCGCCCTACGACCCGGCGCTCGCCGCGGATGTGCTGGCGACGCACGTGAAGGACTTCGTCGAGACCGTCGTGACGCGCCTGCGGTCGCTGAAGCGGCAACACGGGCGTGAGGCGCTCGTGGTCGCCGCGTACGACACGGAGCTGTTCGGGCACTGGTGGCACGAAGGACCGGCGTGGCTGGAAGGCGTCCTGCGCGCGCTCCCCGAGGCCGGCGTGCGGGTGACGACCCTGGAGGGCGCGATGGAAGCCGGCCACGTCGGCGAGCCGATCGACCTGCCTTCGTCGTCGTGGGGCTCGGGCAAGGACTGGCGCGTCTGGGACGGCGAGCAGGTCAAGGACGTGGTCGCCGCCAACGCGGCGCTGCAGGACCGGCTGCTGGACCTGGTCGCCGGGCTGGACCGGACGGCCCGGGACACTGTCGCCGACCAGGCCGTCGCCGAGGCGATGCTGGCGCTGGAAAGCGACTGGGCGTTCATGGTCACCAAGGACTCGGCCGCGGACTACGCGCGCCGTCGTGCGGCGGTCCACACCGAGCGCTTCGACGCGCTGGCCGGGCTGCTGCGCCGCGGCGATCGCGCGCGCGCCGTCGAGCTCGCCGCCGCCTACCGCGCCGACGACGGACCGTTCGGGCACCTCGACGCCCGGGCACTGAAGCACGACTGA
- a CDS encoding class I SAM-dependent methyltransferase: MTTPATRAEALHLTGERTVPGIAEENYWFRRHEAAYAALLPHCADAMVLEAGCGEGYGASLLATTARRVLALDYDIPTTEHVARRYPEVAVARANLAFLPIRDGAVDVVANFQVIEHLWDQAGFLAECRRVLSPNGKLLVTTPNRLTFTPDSDTPLNPFHTRELAPSELAGLLTDAGFAVESLHGLHHGQAVRALDERYGGSIIDAQLDVVMGKLPGQAEWPEALLADVAAIEATGFDIHGEDLDASLDLIAVAVRR, translated from the coding sequence GTGACCACCCCAGCCACCCGGGCCGAGGCGCTGCACCTGACCGGCGAGCGGACCGTCCCCGGCATCGCCGAGGAGAACTACTGGTTCAGGCGCCACGAAGCCGCGTACGCCGCCCTGCTCCCCCACTGCGCGGACGCGATGGTCCTTGAAGCCGGCTGCGGCGAGGGCTACGGCGCGAGCCTCCTCGCCACGACGGCCCGCCGGGTGCTCGCGCTGGATTACGACATCCCGACCACCGAGCACGTCGCCCGTCGCTACCCCGAGGTCGCCGTCGCGCGGGCGAACCTGGCCTTCCTCCCGATCCGGGACGGCGCGGTCGACGTCGTGGCCAATTTCCAGGTCATCGAGCACCTGTGGGACCAGGCCGGGTTTCTCGCCGAGTGCCGGCGGGTGTTGTCGCCGAACGGCAAACTGCTGGTCACGACGCCGAACCGGCTGACTTTCACCCCGGACAGCGACACACCGCTGAACCCGTTCCACACGCGCGAGCTGGCGCCCTCCGAACTGGCCGGGTTGCTCACCGACGCCGGCTTCGCCGTCGAATCGCTGCACGGGCTGCACCACGGCCAGGCCGTGCGCGCCCTCGACGAGCGGTACGGCGGTTCGATCATCGACGCCCAGCTCGACGTGGTCATGGGCAAGCTGCCGGGCCAGGCCGAGTGGCCGGAAGCCCTGCTCGCCGACGTCGCCGCGATCGAGGCCACCGGGTTCGACATCCACGGCGAAGACCTGGACGCCAGCCTCGACCTGATCGCCGTGGCGGTGCGCCGATGA
- a CDS encoding DegV family protein produces MPARIAVITDSSSCLPDLVASRWAIGVVQIQLSLGSHYDDENRFDRKEVIEAMRAGQVIATAPPDPGAFFWAYQEAATAGATAIVSIHISGRMSDTVRAAREAAQQVRIPVHVLDSRTTGMSLGFAAVSAARAAAAGADADRVIEAAERRCTTSTEFIYVDTLEYLRRGGRIGAAQAMLGSAFSIKPLLTVKDGEVAPLARVPGTKRALAKMVDLAVKKSGGFRADIAVTRFGASDHELEIGRQIERRVPAMVESMVVEASTVIGAHLGPGALGITVSPVG; encoded by the coding sequence ATGCCCGCGCGCATCGCCGTCATCACCGACTCGAGCTCCTGCCTGCCCGACCTCGTCGCTTCTCGCTGGGCCATCGGCGTCGTCCAGATCCAGCTCAGCCTGGGAAGTCACTACGACGACGAAAACCGCTTCGACCGCAAAGAAGTGATCGAGGCCATGAGAGCCGGGCAGGTGATCGCCACGGCGCCCCCGGACCCGGGGGCGTTCTTCTGGGCCTACCAGGAGGCAGCCACCGCGGGCGCGACCGCCATCGTCAGCATCCACATCTCCGGCCGCATGTCCGACACCGTCCGCGCGGCCCGGGAGGCCGCCCAGCAGGTCCGCATCCCGGTGCACGTCCTGGACAGCCGGACCACCGGCATGAGCCTCGGCTTCGCCGCCGTGTCGGCCGCGCGGGCCGCCGCGGCCGGCGCGGACGCCGACCGGGTCATCGAAGCCGCCGAACGCCGGTGCACCACGAGCACCGAGTTCATCTACGTCGACACCCTCGAGTACCTCCGCCGCGGCGGCCGGATCGGCGCCGCCCAGGCCATGCTCGGTAGCGCGTTTTCGATCAAACCGCTGCTCACGGTCAAAGACGGCGAGGTCGCGCCGCTCGCCCGGGTCCCCGGCACAAAGCGCGCCCTGGCGAAGATGGTCGACCTCGCGGTGAAGAAGTCCGGCGGGTTCCGCGCCGACATCGCCGTGACGCGGTTCGGCGCCAGCGATCACGAACTGGAGATCGGCAGGCAGATCGAACGCCGGGTGCCGGCGATGGTCGAGAGCATGGTCGTCGAAGCGAGCACGGTCATCGGCGCGCACCTCGGCCCCGGTGCGCTGGGCATCACGGTGTCGCCGGTCGGCTGA
- a CDS encoding electron transfer flavoprotein subunit beta/FixA family protein, with protein sequence MTNIVVLVKQVPDTYSERKLNGSDHTLDRESADAVLDEINEKAVEEALKIKEAGEGEVTVISVGPDRATDAIRKALSMGADKAIHVSDEALHGSDAIATAKVLAAAIGKVEGFDLVIAGNESSDGRGGAIPAILAELLGLPQVTYVRELTVDGSTIKATRETEDGLTRLEASLPAIVSVGEKINEPRYPSFKGIMAAKKKPVETFTIADLGIDAGEVGLANAWSTVTESAPKPPRTAGEKVEDEGDGGTKVAEYLVGQKLI encoded by the coding sequence ATGACCAACATCGTCGTCCTGGTCAAGCAGGTACCGGACACCTACTCGGAGCGGAAGCTCAACGGGTCCGACCACACCCTTGACCGCGAATCCGCCGACGCCGTGCTCGACGAGATCAACGAGAAGGCCGTCGAAGAAGCACTGAAGATCAAGGAAGCCGGCGAGGGCGAGGTCACCGTGATCTCGGTGGGCCCCGACCGCGCGACCGACGCCATCCGCAAGGCGCTGTCCATGGGCGCCGACAAGGCCATCCACGTCTCCGACGAGGCGCTGCACGGCTCCGACGCGATCGCCACCGCCAAGGTGCTCGCCGCCGCGATCGGCAAGGTCGAGGGCTTCGACCTGGTCATCGCCGGCAACGAGTCGTCCGACGGCCGCGGTGGCGCCATCCCGGCGATCCTCGCCGAGCTGCTGGGCCTGCCGCAGGTCACCTACGTGCGTGAGCTGACCGTCGACGGCTCGACGATCAAGGCCACCCGCGAGACCGAGGACGGCCTCACCCGCCTCGAGGCGAGCCTGCCCGCGATCGTGAGCGTCGGCGAGAAGATCAACGAGCCGCGCTACCCGTCGTTCAAGGGCATCATGGCCGCGAAGAAGAAGCCGGTCGAGACGTTCACCATCGCCGACCTGGGCATCGACGCGGGCGAGGTCGGTCTCGCCAACGCGTGGTCCACGGTGACCGAGTCCGCGCCGAAGCCGCCGCGCACCGCCGGCGAGAAGGTCGAGGACGAGGGCGACGGCGGCACCAAGGTCGCCGAGTACCTGGTCGGCCAGAAGCTCATCTGA
- a CDS encoding electron transfer flavoprotein subunit alpha/FixB family protein: protein MAEVLVLVDHVDGEVKKVTLELLTAARALGEPSAVVVGPTGTAAKAKQALASHGAAKVYVAEGDDAANYLVTPKVDVLAALAQQASPAAVLVTASGEGKEVAARLAVRLGSGLIYDAVGVNGDGVIDQSIFGGAFSVKSKSAKGAPVVSIRPGAVEAEPAEGAAAEETVELPAVDAAKATKITGVEPVTGGDRPELTEASIVVSGGRGVGSAEKFDVVEKLADSLGAAVGASRAAVDSGYYPAQFQVGQTGKTVSPQLYIALGISGAIQHRAGMQTSKTIIAVNKDAEAPIFEIADFGIVGDLFNVAPQLTEAVEKRKG, encoded by the coding sequence ATGGCTGAAGTACTCGTCCTCGTCGACCACGTCGACGGTGAGGTCAAGAAGGTCACGCTCGAGCTGCTGACCGCCGCCCGCGCGCTCGGTGAGCCGTCGGCCGTCGTCGTCGGCCCGACCGGGACCGCCGCCAAGGCGAAGCAGGCGCTGGCGTCGCACGGCGCCGCCAAGGTGTATGTCGCGGAAGGCGACGACGCCGCGAACTACCTGGTCACGCCCAAGGTGGACGTGCTTGCCGCGCTCGCGCAGCAGGCGTCCCCCGCCGCTGTGCTCGTCACCGCCAGCGGTGAGGGCAAGGAGGTCGCCGCCCGCCTGGCCGTGCGCCTCGGCTCCGGCCTGATCTACGACGCCGTGGGCGTCAACGGCGACGGCGTCATCGACCAGTCCATCTTCGGTGGCGCCTTCTCGGTCAAGTCGAAGTCCGCGAAGGGGGCCCCGGTCGTCTCGATCCGCCCGGGTGCGGTCGAGGCCGAGCCCGCCGAGGGCGCCGCGGCCGAAGAGACCGTCGAGCTCCCCGCGGTCGACGCGGCGAAGGCCACCAAGATCACCGGCGTCGAGCCGGTGACCGGTGGTGACCGGCCCGAGCTGACCGAGGCCTCGATCGTGGTGTCCGGTGGCCGTGGTGTCGGTTCGGCGGAGAAGTTCGACGTCGTCGAGAAGCTGGCCGACTCGCTCGGCGCGGCCGTCGGCGCGTCGCGGGCCGCTGTCGACTCCGGCTACTACCCGGCCCAGTTCCAGGTCGGCCAGACCGGCAAGACGGTCTCGCCGCAGCTGTACATCGCGCTCGGCATCTCCGGCGCGATCCAGCACCGCGCGGGCATGCAGACGTCGAAGACGATCATCGCCGTCAACAAGGACGCGGAGGCGCCGATCTTCGAGATCGCCGACTTCGGCATCGTCGGCGACCTGTTCAACGTCGCGCCGCAGCTGACCGAAGCGGTCGAGAAGCGCAAGGGCTGA
- a CDS encoding GNAT family N-acetyltransferase: MTTSQLLVSTDQAGTEVPADAPRYSLLVAHANDEVVSAQKLRHRVFAEEMGARLHSPRPGLDVDEFDEFCDHLVVRDDNTGEIVGCYRMLPPERAALAGKLYADSEFDLTALEGLRPSLVETGRSCVHPDHRSGAVVSLVWAGIARYMLLSGHRYLAGCASVPLVDDGSFAAGVWDVLRAKHYSDEATRVTPLIPWDTSGIERPARPTLPPLIKGYVRLGAKVCGPPALDVDFGVADFFVLLDLHNVDERYLKFFLGVQG; this comes from the coding sequence ATGACGACGTCACAGCTCCTCGTCAGCACTGATCAGGCGGGTACCGAGGTCCCCGCCGACGCCCCCCGGTACTCGCTTCTCGTCGCGCACGCGAACGACGAAGTGGTCTCGGCGCAGAAACTGCGTCACCGGGTTTTCGCCGAGGAAATGGGTGCGCGCCTCCACTCCCCGCGGCCCGGTCTCGACGTCGACGAGTTCGACGAGTTCTGCGACCACCTCGTGGTCCGCGACGACAACACGGGCGAGATCGTCGGCTGCTACCGCATGCTGCCGCCGGAGCGCGCCGCCCTGGCCGGGAAGCTCTACGCCGACAGCGAATTCGACCTCACCGCACTCGAGGGCCTGCGACCGTCACTGGTCGAAACGGGCCGGTCTTGCGTGCACCCGGACCACCGCAGCGGCGCCGTCGTCAGCCTTGTCTGGGCCGGGATTGCCCGCTACATGCTGCTTTCCGGTCACCGCTACCTCGCCGGCTGCGCGTCCGTCCCGCTGGTGGACGACGGCTCCTTCGCCGCCGGAGTGTGGGACGTCCTGCGGGCCAAGCACTACTCCGACGAGGCCACGCGCGTCACGCCGTTGATCCCGTGGGACACCTCGGGCATCGAGCGCCCGGCGCGGCCCACACTGCCGCCGCTGATCAAGGGCTACGTCCGGCTCGGCGCCAAGGTCTGCGGGCCGCCGGCGCTCGACGTCGACTTCGGCGTCGCGGACTTCTTCGTCCTCCTGGACCTGCACAACGTCGACGAGCGGTACCTCAAGTTCTTCCTCGGGGTCCAGGGATGA
- a CDS encoding lysophospholipid acyltransferase family protein has protein sequence MSHAWMPSSPCGDGCLTADDPVVGLPRRVLRITAAISVVLAALVCAPLLLVVPGRERLLRLIFLGMLRAFGVRLDIRGGADFLTAPAGRGALVVNNHISWLDIVAINALRPMRALAKKEIAGWPVLGGLVRRGGSIFLDRERLTTLPATMASLADALRTGSLVSVTPEGTTWCGLASGRFTTATFQAAIDGGVPVRPIALRYRLADGRETSRPAFIGPESLIASLRRVAALRGLVLEIHICPEIAPGRAETRRELAALAEAAVHSALGTVQIPAQQRRRTPRREAAPLASPPAK, from the coding sequence ATGAGCCACGCCTGGATGCCGTCTTCGCCGTGCGGCGACGGCTGCCTGACCGCCGACGACCCGGTGGTCGGTCTTCCGCGACGGGTCCTGCGCATCACGGCGGCGATCTCGGTCGTGCTCGCGGCGCTGGTGTGCGCGCCCTTGCTGCTGGTCGTCCCGGGCCGCGAGCGCCTGCTCCGGCTGATCTTCCTGGGCATGCTGCGGGCGTTCGGCGTCCGGTTGGACATCCGGGGCGGCGCCGACTTCCTGACCGCGCCTGCCGGCCGTGGCGCGCTGGTGGTCAACAACCACATCTCGTGGCTGGACATCGTCGCGATCAACGCGCTGCGGCCGATGCGCGCGCTGGCCAAGAAGGAGATCGCGGGCTGGCCGGTGCTCGGCGGCCTGGTCCGCCGCGGCGGCAGCATCTTCCTCGACCGCGAGCGGCTGACCACGTTGCCCGCCACGATGGCGTCGCTGGCCGACGCGCTGAGGACGGGCTCACTGGTGAGCGTCACCCCGGAGGGCACCACGTGGTGCGGCCTGGCCTCCGGCCGCTTCACGACGGCGACGTTCCAGGCCGCCATCGACGGCGGTGTCCCGGTGCGCCCGATCGCGTTGCGGTACCGCCTCGCCGACGGCCGCGAGACCAGCCGGCCGGCGTTCATCGGACCGGAGTCGCTGATCGCGTCGCTGCGCCGGGTCGCGGCCCTGCGCGGCCTGGTGCTCGAGATCCACATCTGCCCGGAGATCGCCCCGGGCCGCGCGGAAACCCGCCGCGAACTGGCCGCTCTCGCCGAGGCGGCGGTCCATTCCGCTCTGGGCACGGTGCAGATCCCGGCCCAGCAGCGGCGGCGGACCCCGCGCCGCGAGGCGGCCCCACTGGCTTCGCCTCCCGCGAAGTGA
- a CDS encoding NADP-dependent oxidoreductase: MRAITFSAYGGPEVLQLSDVPAPEPGPGQVRLAVRAAAVNPIDWKIRNGAMQQNFQVPFPHIPGVEVAGVVDAVGEGADFAVGDEVFGWSETGAYAEYALAKTIAPKPASLSWADAAALPVAGETALRVLGLLGVREGETLLLLGASGTVGRFAAQVALAQGVTVIGTGGSRSLDDLKSLGVVPVRYGDGWVERVREVTSGPVDAVFDAAGHGVLPGSVELRGTKDRIITIADAAAFELGIPFSSGGEQTREVLTGIAGWVTDRGVGIAQGKSYPLAEAAAAQVESEGGHPGGKVTIAVG, translated from the coding sequence ATGCGAGCGATCACCTTCTCCGCATACGGCGGACCGGAAGTCCTGCAGCTGTCCGACGTTCCGGCGCCGGAGCCCGGCCCGGGGCAGGTGCGGCTGGCCGTGCGGGCCGCCGCGGTCAACCCGATCGACTGGAAGATCCGCAACGGCGCCATGCAGCAGAACTTCCAGGTCCCGTTCCCGCACATCCCCGGCGTCGAGGTCGCCGGAGTCGTCGACGCCGTCGGGGAGGGCGCGGACTTCGCCGTGGGCGACGAGGTGTTCGGCTGGTCGGAGACCGGTGCCTACGCCGAGTACGCACTCGCGAAGACGATCGCGCCGAAGCCCGCAAGCCTTTCGTGGGCGGACGCAGCCGCGTTGCCGGTCGCCGGCGAGACCGCCCTTCGCGTCCTCGGGCTGCTGGGGGTTCGCGAGGGCGAGACGCTGCTGCTCCTCGGCGCCAGCGGCACGGTCGGGCGGTTCGCCGCTCAGGTGGCCCTCGCGCAGGGCGTGACCGTCATCGGGACCGGGGGAAGCCGGAGCCTCGACGACCTCAAGTCGCTGGGCGTCGTTCCGGTCCGCTACGGCGACGGCTGGGTGGAGCGGGTGCGCGAAGTCACGTCCGGGCCGGTGGACGCCGTCTTCGACGCTGCCGGGCACGGGGTGCTGCCGGGATCCGTCGAGCTGCGGGGCACCAAGGACCGGATCATCACCATCGCCGATGCGGCCGCGTTCGAGCTGGGGATCCCGTTCTCCAGCGGGGGCGAGCAGACCCGTGAGGTCCTCACCGGGATCGCCGGCTGGGTGACCGATCGCGGGGTCGGCATCGCGCAGGGCAAGAGCTATCCGCTGGCCGAGGCGGCCGCGGCGCAGGTCGAAAGCGAGGGCGGGCACCCTGGCGGAAAGGTGACCATCGCGGTCGGCTGA